A single window of Candidatus Rokuibacteriota bacterium DNA harbors:
- a CDS encoding tripartite tricarboxylate transporter TctB family protein, with protein MAEGSGWRVVRGFFGRTDRVSGMFLVLFGTAVLWESRALPLGTLRRPGPAFLPVVLAGLLLGLALMVLACGRRSPWLRSLDWSEAGHVAAILSACGFAALALERLGYRLTLAVVLAFLLGMVERSRPAVTVSIAVGFALASYWVFRRLGVLLPDGPFGF; from the coding sequence GTGGCCGAGGGGAGCGGGTGGCGCGTCGTCCGCGGGTTCTTCGGGAGGACGGACCGTGTCAGCGGGATGTTCCTTGTCCTGTTCGGCACGGCCGTGCTCTGGGAGAGCCGGGCGCTGCCGCTGGGCACCCTCCGGAGGCCGGGCCCGGCCTTCCTCCCGGTGGTGCTGGCCGGTCTTCTCCTGGGACTGGCGCTCATGGTCCTCGCTTGCGGCCGGCGCTCGCCGTGGCTCCGCTCGCTCGACTGGAGCGAGGCGGGACACGTGGCGGCGATCCTCTCGGCGTGCGGGTTCGCCGCGCTCGCGCTCGAGCGGCTCGGCTATCGGCTGACGCTGGCCGTCGTGCTCGCCTTCCTCCTCGGCATGGTCGAGCGGAGCCGGCCCGCGGTCACGGTCTCGATCGCCGTGGGATTCGCCCTCGCCTCGTACTGGGTCTTCCGGCGTCTCGGGGTGCTGCTGCCCGACGGGCCCTTCGGCTTCTGA
- a CDS encoding tripartite tricarboxylate transporter permease: MQPLSDLAFGLSVALQPGNALYAVLGCVIGTVVGVLPGIGPIAAVSLLLPGTFGLDATRGVILLGGVYYGAMYGGSTTSILLRIPGEAASVVTCLDGYAMAQKGRAGPALMIAAVGSFVAGTLAVVGLMFLTPALARLALRFGPPEYAALLILGFVAIGYMSGGSMLKALLMAALGLILGTIGIDLSGHQRFTYGVAELGDGIGVVPVAVGLFGLAEILATAGRKLPPKAFAARLRDLPPSAEEWRASAGPIARGTVVGFLIGAVPGPAHIIASFASYALERRLSRHPERFGQGAIEGVAGPEAANNAAAEAAFAPMLALGVPSNAIMAIMMAAMMIHGVTPGPMLLREHPGVFWGFIASMYVGNLVLLILNLPLVGLFATLLRIPYRILYPLIVAFCVLGVYAVNGSVVEVWIMAVMGLAGWALRKLDYEPAPLVIGLVLAPIFEMSLRQSLILSGGSYVIFLQRPLAASLLGLAGGLLLLALVPLVRRLGTAGPSPVA; this comes from the coding sequence GTGCAGCCGCTCAGCGACCTGGCCTTCGGCCTGTCGGTCGCGCTCCAGCCCGGGAACGCCCTCTACGCGGTCCTCGGGTGCGTCATCGGCACCGTCGTCGGGGTGCTCCCGGGCATCGGCCCCATCGCGGCGGTGAGCCTCCTCCTGCCTGGCACCTTCGGGCTCGACGCGACCAGGGGCGTGATCCTGCTGGGCGGCGTCTACTACGGGGCGATGTACGGAGGCTCCACCACCTCCATCCTGCTCCGGATCCCCGGGGAGGCGGCGTCGGTGGTCACCTGCCTCGACGGCTACGCCATGGCGCAGAAGGGCCGGGCGGGGCCGGCGCTCATGATCGCCGCCGTCGGGTCGTTCGTCGCGGGCACCCTCGCCGTGGTCGGGCTCATGTTCCTCACGCCGGCGCTCGCGCGCCTGGCCCTCCGCTTCGGTCCGCCGGAGTACGCCGCACTCCTGATCCTCGGCTTCGTCGCGATCGGCTACATGAGTGGCGGGTCGATGCTCAAGGCCCTGCTCATGGCGGCCCTGGGCCTGATCCTGGGAACGATCGGGATCGACCTGAGCGGCCACCAGCGCTTCACCTACGGCGTCGCCGAGCTCGGGGACGGCATCGGCGTGGTACCGGTCGCTGTCGGCCTGTTCGGTCTGGCAGAGATCCTGGCGACCGCGGGGCGGAAGCTGCCGCCGAAGGCCTTCGCGGCCCGCCTCCGCGACCTGCCTCCCTCGGCGGAGGAGTGGCGCGCCTCTGCCGGCCCCATCGCCCGGGGAACCGTCGTGGGCTTCCTGATCGGCGCCGTTCCGGGGCCCGCCCACATCATCGCCAGCTTCGCGTCCTACGCGCTCGAGCGCCGGCTGTCCAGGCACCCGGAGCGGTTCGGGCAGGGAGCCATCGAGGGGGTGGCGGGGCCCGAGGCGGCGAACAACGCCGCTGCCGAAGCCGCCTTCGCGCCCATGCTCGCGCTGGGGGTCCCGTCGAACGCCATCATGGCGATCATGATGGCGGCCATGATGATCCACGGGGTGACGCCGGGCCCCATGCTCCTGCGTGAGCATCCCGGGGTGTTCTGGGGATTCATCGCCAGCATGTACGTGGGCAACCTGGTGCTCCTGATCCTGAACCTCCCCCTGGTCGGCCTGTTCGCCACCCTCCTGCGCATCCCGTATCGCATCCTCTACCCGTTGATCGTCGCCTTCTGCGTCCTCGGCGTCTACGCCGTCAACGGCAGCGTCGTCGAGGTCTGGATCATGGCGGTGATGGGCCTTGCGGGCTGGGCGCTCCGCAAGCTCGACTACGAGCCGGCGCCCCTCGTCATCGGCCTCGTGCTGGCGCCGATCTTCGAGATGTCGCTGCGGCAGTCGCTCATCCTGTCGGGTGGCAGCTACGTCATCTTTCTCCAGCGCCCGCTGGCGGCCTCGCTCCTCGGCCTGGCCGGGGGGTTGCTGCTCCTGGCGCTGGTCCCGCTGGTCCGGCGTCTCGGGACCGCCGGGCCCAGCCCCGTGGCGTAG
- a CDS encoding xanthine dehydrogenase family protein yields MIGVSPPRKEDQRLLVGAGRFLDDLRRDGMCYLGVVRSLHAHARLVGVEVAAAMAAPGVLAVWTAADLPEAARPVLTFGGSVHRDRPFAVPLLARDRVRYVGEPVAVVVAEHPALLADAMEAVSVEYETLPPLATAEAALASGTRLHDGWPDNRALEVRGAVGDAARSMATADVVVEGCFRHPRLAAVPIETRGALADRDGDSGPLTVWASIQNPYSLREAIASVLELPAEQVRVVVPDVGGAFGPKGQVYPDEVLVAVAAWRLRRPVKWVESRREDFQSLGHDREHAHDARMGFARDGGIAALEDSFLADVGAYPVSGTGLTANTVNHLPGPYRVPNYRAEGVSVVTTKALNAAYRAAGRPEAVFVMERLMDLGARRLGLDPAELRRRNLVRPEEMPYRPGLTYKDGVPVVYDPGDFPAAFERALGLLGYDDWRERQRAQGPGPRRLGVGLACYAQGTGLGPFEGATVRVDPSGTVYVVVGVAAQGQGHATTLAQIAASALGAAFDDVVVQAGDTARFPYGMGTGGSRVAANAGPAVARTAREVRERAARVAAELLECAPADIRIAEGRVHVAGLPDRTLSLGRVAQAAVRSKALARMGEPGLNACTYFYPDTVTWAFGTHACAVEVDVETCAVRLLAYAVVHDPGRAIHPAIVEGQLQGGAAQGIAAGLMEEVVYDADGQLLSGSLMDYAIPRADELPWLEVALTEHPSTINELGIKGVGESGAIPGAAAIANAVEDAVAELGVRILEVPVTPARLFALLSGARTPRR; encoded by the coding sequence ATGATCGGTGTCTCGCCGCCCCGCAAGGAGGACCAGCGCCTCCTCGTGGGCGCAGGCCGCTTCCTCGATGACCTCCGGCGCGATGGGATGTGCTACCTCGGCGTGGTGCGGAGCCTCCATGCGCATGCGCGCCTCGTCGGGGTCGAGGTGGCGGCCGCGATGGCGGCGCCCGGCGTGCTCGCCGTCTGGACCGCCGCCGATCTGCCGGAGGCCGCGCGCCCGGTCCTGACCTTCGGCGGCAGCGTCCACCGCGACCGCCCCTTCGCCGTGCCGCTCCTGGCCCGCGACCGGGTCCGCTACGTGGGCGAGCCCGTGGCGGTGGTCGTGGCCGAGCACCCCGCGCTCCTGGCCGACGCCATGGAGGCTGTGAGCGTGGAGTACGAGACGCTGCCGCCGCTCGCGACCGCGGAGGCCGCGCTCGCATCGGGCACGCGGCTCCATGATGGCTGGCCGGACAACCGCGCGCTCGAGGTGCGTGGGGCGGTGGGCGATGCCGCGCGCTCCATGGCCACAGCCGATGTCGTGGTCGAGGGGTGCTTCCGCCACCCGCGGCTCGCCGCGGTGCCCATCGAGACCCGGGGCGCCCTGGCCGACCGGGACGGAGACAGCGGCCCGCTCACGGTGTGGGCCTCCATCCAGAATCCCTACAGCCTGCGGGAGGCCATCGCCTCGGTCCTCGAGCTGCCGGCAGAGCAGGTGCGGGTCGTCGTGCCCGACGTGGGCGGCGCCTTCGGTCCCAAGGGCCAGGTGTATCCGGACGAGGTGCTGGTGGCCGTCGCGGCCTGGAGGCTTCGCCGGCCGGTCAAGTGGGTGGAGAGCCGGCGCGAGGACTTCCAGAGCCTGGGCCACGACCGCGAGCACGCCCACGACGCGCGAATGGGCTTCGCGCGCGACGGAGGGATCGCCGCCCTCGAGGACTCGTTCCTCGCCGACGTGGGCGCCTACCCGGTGTCGGGCACGGGCCTCACCGCCAACACCGTCAACCACCTGCCCGGGCCGTATCGCGTGCCTAATTATCGCGCCGAGGGCGTGAGCGTCGTCACCACCAAGGCGCTGAACGCGGCCTACCGCGCGGCGGGGCGCCCCGAGGCCGTCTTCGTCATGGAGCGGCTCATGGATCTCGGCGCCCGCCGGCTCGGACTCGACCCGGCGGAGCTCAGGCGCAGGAACCTGGTGCGGCCCGAGGAGATGCCGTACCGCCCGGGTCTCACCTACAAGGACGGCGTGCCCGTCGTCTACGATCCGGGGGATTTCCCGGCGGCCTTCGAGCGCGCGCTGGGCCTCCTCGGCTACGACGACTGGCGCGAGCGGCAGCGGGCGCAGGGACCCGGCCCGAGGCGCCTCGGCGTGGGGCTCGCCTGTTACGCGCAGGGCACGGGGCTCGGCCCCTTCGAGGGCGCGACGGTGCGCGTGGATCCCAGCGGCACGGTCTATGTCGTCGTGGGCGTGGCGGCACAGGGGCAGGGGCATGCCACGACGCTGGCCCAGATCGCGGCCTCGGCGCTGGGCGCGGCGTTCGATGACGTCGTGGTCCAGGCCGGGGACACCGCGCGCTTCCCCTATGGCATGGGCACGGGCGGCAGCCGCGTCGCGGCCAATGCCGGGCCCGCTGTCGCGCGGACGGCGCGCGAGGTGCGGGAGCGCGCCGCGCGCGTGGCCGCGGAGCTGCTCGAGTGCGCGCCAGCGGACATCCGGATCGCCGAGGGCCGGGTGCACGTGGCGGGCCTGCCCGACCGCACGCTCTCCCTCGGGCGCGTGGCCCAGGCCGCCGTCAGGTCGAAGGCGCTGGCCCGGATGGGCGAGCCGGGCCTCAACGCCTGCACGTACTTCTACCCGGACACGGTGACGTGGGCCTTCGGCACCCACGCCTGCGCCGTCGAGGTGGACGTGGAGACGTGCGCCGTCCGCCTCCTCGCCTACGCCGTCGTCCACGATCCAGGCCGCGCCATCCACCCGGCCATCGTGGAGGGACAGCTCCAGGGCGGCGCCGCCCAGGGCATCGCCGCCGGGCTCATGGAAGAGGTGGTGTACGACGCGGACGGGCAGCTCCTCAGCGGCAGCCTCATGGACTACGCCATCCCCAGGGCCGACGAGCTGCCCTGGCTGGAGGTGGCGCTCACCGAGCACCCGTCCACCATCAACGAGCTCGGCATCAAGGGGGTGGGGGAGTCGGGCGCCATCCCCGGCGCCGCGGCCATCGCCAACGCGGTGGAGGATGCGGTGGCGGAGCTCGGCGTGCGGATCCTCGAGGTCCCGGTGACCCCCGCGCGGCTCTTCGCCCTGCTCTCGGGAGCGCGGACGCCGCGGCGATGA
- a CDS encoding histidine phosphatase family protein — translation MKGATLVLLVRHGLTPTTGRKLPGRAPGLHLAEAGRRQAEAASARIARLGGVTAVYTSPLERARETAEAIARACHVPARVEPGLNEVQIGRWTGLSIARARRKREWTNVLRHPSGFRFPDGEFFPEMQARVVAALERLCERHPGETVVAVSHGDPIKAAVAHALGVPLDLFNRIVVAPASVTAIAFRPEGPVVLTVNSSDGELGGLGG, via the coding sequence ATGAAGGGGGCGACCCTGGTCCTGCTCGTGCGCCACGGGCTCACGCCGACGACGGGACGCAAGCTCCCCGGTCGGGCGCCGGGCCTGCACCTCGCCGAGGCGGGGCGGCGTCAGGCCGAGGCGGCGAGCGCCCGCATCGCCCGGCTGGGCGGCGTCACGGCCGTGTACACCTCGCCCCTGGAGCGGGCGCGCGAGACGGCGGAGGCCATCGCGCGGGCCTGCCATGTGCCGGCGCGTGTCGAGCCTGGGCTCAACGAGGTCCAGATCGGCCGGTGGACGGGGCTGTCCATCGCGCGCGCCCGCCGGAAGCGGGAATGGACGAACGTGCTGCGGCATCCGAGCGGCTTCCGCTTCCCCGATGGCGAGTTCTTTCCCGAGATGCAGGCCCGCGTCGTCGCGGCGCTCGAGCGCCTCTGCGAGCGCCACCCGGGCGAGACGGTGGTCGCCGTGTCCCACGGCGATCCCATCAAGGCCGCGGTGGCCCATGCCCTCGGCGTGCCCCTGGATCTCTTCAACCGGATCGTCGTCGCGCCGGCCTCCGTCACGGCCATCGCCTTCCGCCCCGAGGGGCCAGTCGTGCTCACCGTGAACTCGTCCGACGGCGAGCTCGGGGGGCTCGGCGGCTGA
- a CDS encoding DUF3090 family protein has protein sequence MGESFELDAPDHFTAGTTGAPGERVFYVQARQQSRLVTLKSEKEQVRSLADYLAGLLVRKPGAAGAAPADLDLLEPADPAWAIASLAVGYDEARQRILVEATELLEEEGEGQGEERGAGEPAVARFHITRAQAAAFVAQARALIRAGRPLCPMCSQPMGPEGHVCPRSNGHVVR, from the coding sequence ATGGGCGAGTCCTTCGAGCTCGACGCGCCCGATCACTTCACGGCCGGCACGACAGGGGCTCCGGGCGAGCGCGTCTTCTACGTGCAGGCCCGCCAGCAGTCGCGCCTCGTCACGCTCAAGAGCGAGAAGGAGCAGGTCCGCAGCCTGGCCGACTACCTGGCCGGCCTGCTCGTCCGGAAGCCGGGCGCGGCCGGAGCCGCGCCCGCGGACCTCGATCTGCTGGAGCCCGCGGACCCCGCCTGGGCGATCGCCTCGCTGGCCGTGGGCTACGACGAGGCGCGCCAACGGATCCTGGTGGAGGCGACGGAGCTCCTCGAGGAGGAGGGCGAGGGACAGGGCGAGGAGCGGGGCGCGGGCGAGCCGGCGGTGGCGCGCTTCCACATCACGCGTGCCCAGGCCGCGGCCTTCGTGGCCCAGGCCCGCGCCCTGATCCGGGCGGGCCGGCCCCTCTGTCCCATGTGCAGCCAGCCCATGGGGCCCGAGGGCCACGTCTGTCCTCGCAGCAACGGGCATGTCGTGAGGTGA
- a CDS encoding SCO1664 family protein produces the protein MSRVSAGPTALDLLTRGGITVKGRLPWSSNATFLVELTLEGETASAVYKPERGERPLWDFPPGLFKREIAAYHLSEALGWGLVPLTVEREGPFGAGSLQLFVPADFEQHYFTLVERAEHHPRLRLICAFDLLANNADRKSGHCLLGPDGAIHAIDNGLCFSAEPKLRTVIWDFAGQPVPPAILGDVGRLVDAELRPPLAVLLAPAEQEALLARGRTLIAEGRFPAQSGGRDYPWPLV, from the coding sequence GTGAGCCGCGTGTCGGCAGGGCCGACGGCGCTCGATCTCCTCACCCGCGGCGGCATCACGGTCAAGGGCCGGCTGCCGTGGAGCAGCAACGCGACCTTCCTGGTGGAGCTGACGCTCGAGGGGGAGACGGCCTCGGCTGTCTACAAGCCCGAGCGCGGCGAGCGACCCCTGTGGGACTTCCCGCCGGGCCTCTTCAAGCGGGAGATCGCGGCCTACCACCTCTCCGAGGCGCTCGGCTGGGGGCTGGTGCCTCTCACGGTGGAGCGCGAGGGGCCCTTTGGCGCAGGATCGCTCCAGCTCTTCGTCCCGGCCGACTTCGAGCAGCACTACTTCACCCTGGTCGAGCGGGCGGAACACCACCCCCGGCTGAGACTGATCTGCGCCTTCGATCTGCTCGCCAACAACGCCGACCGGAAGAGCGGCCACTGCCTGCTGGGTCCGGACGGCGCCATCCACGCCATCGACAACGGCCTCTGCTTCTCGGCGGAGCCCAAGCTCCGCACCGTGATCTGGGACTTCGCCGGCCAGCCCGTGCCCCCGGCGATCCTCGGGGACGTGGGGCGCCTCGTGGACGCGGAGCTGCGGCCGCCGCTGGCCGTGCTGCTGGCGCCGGCCGAGCAGGAGGCGCTCCTCGCCCGCGGGCGGACCCTCATCGCCGAGGGCCGCTTCCCCGCACAATCAGGCGGCCGCGACTACCCGTGGCCGCTCGTCTAG
- a CDS encoding DNA-3-methyladenine glycosylase 2 family protein, which translates to MRAAGRFRLEPDAISDPFASLAESIVYQQLTGKAAATIFGRVKAIYAPARTLAPRTVLDTDDARLRAAGLSRAKTEALKDLAGKTLDGTVPTIRELGRMADEEIVERLTAVRGIGRWTVEMMLIFRLGRPDVMPATDYGLRKGYARAFRKRKLPEPRALLAHSERWRPFRTMASWYLWRANELDEIPFCR; encoded by the coding sequence ATGCGCGCGGCCGGCCGCTTCCGGCTGGAGCCGGACGCGATCTCCGACCCGTTCGCCTCGCTCGCGGAGTCCATCGTCTACCAGCAGCTCACCGGCAAGGCGGCGGCGACCATCTTCGGGCGGGTGAAGGCGATCTACGCGCCCGCCAGGACGCTCGCCCCCCGCACGGTGCTGGACACGGACGACGCGCGCCTGCGGGCCGCGGGGCTCTCGCGCGCCAAGACGGAGGCGCTCAAGGACCTGGCCGGGAAGACGCTCGACGGCACCGTGCCGACGATCCGGGAGCTCGGCCGGATGGCAGACGAGGAGATCGTCGAGCGGCTGACGGCGGTGCGCGGGATCGGACGCTGGACGGTGGAGATGATGCTGATCTTCCGCCTCGGGCGCCCCGACGTGATGCCCGCCACCGACTACGGCCTCCGCAAGGGCTACGCGCGCGCCTTCCGGAAGCGGAAGCTCCCGGAGCCGAGAGCGCTCCTCGCGCACTCGGAACGCTGGCGCCCGTTCCGCACCATGGCGAGCTGGTACCTGTGGCGGGCCAACGAGCTGGACGAGATTCCGTTCTGTCGCTGA
- a CDS encoding type II toxin-antitoxin system VapC family toxin, with protein MRLVDANLLLYAVDAHSPRHREARVWLEGQLSGSETIAFSWGVLLAFLRLSTNPRVFTRPLAGERAFDVVEAWLAQPCATVVHPGDRHASLLRRLLASSGMAGNLVTDAHLAALAIEHGAELCSCDTDFARFAGLRWVDPLRSG; from the coding sequence GTGAGGCTCGTCGACGCCAACCTGCTGCTCTATGCGGTCGACGCTCACTCCCCCCGTCACCGCGAGGCCCGGGTCTGGCTCGAGGGGCAGCTGAGCGGATCCGAGACGATCGCGTTCAGTTGGGGCGTCCTGCTTGCATTCCTGCGCCTGAGCACGAACCCGCGTGTCTTCACCCGGCCGCTCGCCGGGGAGCGCGCCTTCGATGTCGTCGAGGCGTGGCTCGCACAACCCTGTGCGACCGTGGTGCATCCCGGGGATCGGCACGCGAGCCTGCTGCGCCGGCTGCTCGCGTCCAGCGGAATGGCCGGCAACCTGGTCACCGACGCGCACCTCGCGGCCCTCGCGATCGAGCACGGCGCCGAGCTCTGCTCCTGCGATACCGACTTCGCGCGCTTCGCCGGGCTGCGGTGGGTGGATCCGCTGAGGTCCGGATAG
- a CDS encoding antitoxin has product MRTTVTLDPDVTAKLKKVARERGISFKQALNQAVRAGLGPGRARRRRFRQHTQPMGLRAGVSVDKALQLAAALEDDEAIRELELRK; this is encoded by the coding sequence ATGCGAACGACGGTGACGCTGGACCCGGACGTCACAGCCAAGCTCAAGAAGGTGGCTCGCGAGCGCGGGATCTCGTTCAAGCAGGCCCTGAACCAGGCCGTGCGCGCCGGCCTGGGGCCGGGGCGCGCGCGGCGCCGACGGTTCCGCCAGCACACCCAGCCCATGGGGCTGCGCGCCGGTGTCTCGGTGGACAAAGCCCTCCAGCTCGCCGCCGCGCTGGAGGACGACGAGGCCATCCGGGAGCTCGAGCTGCGCAAGTGA
- a CDS encoding amidohydrolase encodes MRDYPIIDTHTHTFPTREVGRQAIQALPHPGASGVVEDLLPDLAAAGFARAVMLNFTPTGEMREDNLVRGAKGTAPAQWGALEEQVRQSIVGRVQRRNAWTLQVARDHARLVPFIGIDPRMGEDGMLAELETCVGAGARGVKFHCSTQRSYPSDPGLWAVYGRAEELGLPVVFHSGWHPLGCHLSDYSRPARFAGIAERFPRLPVVLAHIGLGWQEEAGALAQRYPNVYFDTCLAITGTWSPPPLSDGEIVSLLRLVGLDRVMFASDWPLCVPLKERQRAESLPLSDAERRLLFYENAQRILRI; translated from the coding sequence ATGCGGGACTACCCGATCATCGACACCCACACGCACACGTTCCCGACGCGAGAGGTCGGCCGGCAGGCCATCCAGGCGCTCCCCCACCCGGGCGCCTCCGGGGTCGTCGAGGATCTCCTGCCGGACCTGGCCGCCGCCGGGTTCGCCCGTGCCGTCATGCTGAACTTCACCCCGACCGGGGAGATGCGGGAGGACAACCTCGTCCGTGGGGCGAAGGGCACCGCGCCGGCGCAGTGGGGCGCGCTCGAGGAGCAGGTCCGCCAGAGCATCGTGGGGCGGGTCCAGCGGCGCAACGCATGGACCCTGCAGGTCGCGCGGGACCACGCGCGGCTGGTGCCCTTCATCGGGATCGATCCGCGCATGGGCGAGGACGGGATGCTCGCCGAGCTCGAGACATGTGTCGGGGCCGGGGCGCGCGGCGTCAAGTTCCACTGCTCGACGCAGCGATCGTACCCGAGCGACCCGGGTCTCTGGGCCGTGTACGGGCGTGCCGAGGAGCTCGGCCTGCCCGTCGTCTTCCACAGCGGGTGGCATCCCCTGGGATGTCACCTCAGCGACTACTCGCGACCGGCGCGGTTTGCGGGAATCGCCGAGCGCTTTCCACGGCTGCCCGTCGTCCTGGCGCACATCGGTCTCGGATGGCAGGAGGAGGCGGGCGCGCTCGCCCAGAGATACCCCAACGTCTATTTCGACACCTGCCTGGCGATCACCGGGACCTGGAGCCCCCCGCCGCTCTCCGACGGCGAGATCGTGAGCCTGCTGCGGCTGGTCGGGCTGGACCGCGTGATGTTCGCCTCGGACTGGCCGCTCTGCGTGCCGCTGAAGGAGCGCCAGCGGGCGGAATCGCTCCCCCTGTCGGACGCCGAGCGGCGGCTGCTCTTCTACGAGAACGCCCAGCGCATCCTGCGGATCTGA